The DNA region GGTATAACCTTTAGCTTTATCAATGGCATTTGGGTAGCCTACATTAATAGCCAGGTAATAGTTGCTTACCGGGTTAAGTTGTTTGGGCTCTATGGTATATAAACCTTCCGGGCTTTTACCGTCGCCGCTGCGGGTTTTGGTACCTAATCCGCCGGAGTAGGTGCATACGTCATAAGTTTTAAAGAGCTGGTATTTATTAGCCGATTTTACCCATACTTCAAGTACGCTGATGTCTTTAATAATGCGGATGTACACCTGGCCATAAGGCGCAAAGCCTTTATCTTTAAGTTCTTTTTGAAGTTTAGGCCATACTTTAAGGCGAACGTCGCCAGCACGTTTGCTATCGGGGATTTCGGGTTTGTGAAGTGCTAATAATAGAATTAGTAGCAGCAATGTAATTGGTTTAGGCATTGGTTAGGTTGTTAACTATAATTGTAGTTAACGGAAGTGTTGGGAAGAAATTATATGGGAGGGAAGATTTTTTGTTGGCTAAAAATGCCAGGTATTTTATAACAACACGCCATTAAAACAAAGATTGTCATGCTGAGGGATTTAAATCCGCTGGATTCTGAAGGAGCAATGACATCTCCTCCACGTCATTGCTGAGTTACGAAGCAATCCTTTTACAGGCAGACAAGGTGCTTAGTGGTATTGAACATTGTCGCGCTCTTGGCCGCGCGGGGCCAGGTACTTTTGTCTTGATACAAAAGTACCCAAAAAATCAAGTCAGCAGGGAGGCTTCTTTGCGCTCACCCACTCCACAGCCCGTCGTGCCGGCCTTTGCCCTGCAAAGCGGTCAAAACCACGGGCTGCAATTATTTTGCCCCGCTACGCTCGCGCTTTCCCAATGCTTCTGCAAAAACTTGCTATGCCCCTTCCTGCGCTCAAGGCTACCATTGTTCTGCCCGCTTTCACCCGAAGCTTACCTGCTGACAGGAACATTCTTTATTTATTATGTCATGGGTAGGGACGAAGCATCTTCTTCGCTCCGAGTAGTCGCTCGGTATCTTGCAGATGCTCCCCATGACATATAAAACGGGTGTCATGCTGAGCAATGTCATTAAGTTAAGGAAAATCCCCCAGAGGGGGAACAGGTTTGTAGCAAAATATTATACCGATAACAACCGTGCCAGAGGTACGGAACACCGGAATTGTGTACCGCTGGCACACCAAAAATCTATTCAAAATGGTTTCTACAAACCTTTTGCACCTCTGGTGCAGCTTGTCAATCTCTTAACTTAATGACATTGCATGCTGAGCCTGTCGAAGCATGGCGGGCAGGGCCTCTGCGCGCGTCCTTCGACAGGCTCAGGATGACAGGCCCTCCACACCTAATGTTATTTCTCCTTCATTGGCCCCGGATTTAAACACTTACATGACAAGAGGGAAAGATAATATTATATTCCTAACACTTGCTTCAACTTCACATACCCTGTTTTACTTACCGGGATTTTAGCGCCTGATTT from Mucilaginibacter sp. SJ includes:
- a CDS encoding L,D-transpeptidase family protein codes for the protein MPKPITLLLLILLLALHKPEIPDSKRAGDVRLKVWPKLQKELKDKGFAPYGQVYIRIIKDISVLEVWVKSANKYQLFKTYDVCTYSGGLGTKTRSGDGKSPEGLYTIEPKQLNPVSNYYLAINVGYPNAIDKAKGYTGSAIMAHGHCASIGCYAMTDARIEEIYTLVYEAFVAGQKQIRVDIFPFRMDDANLKRYAAYKQDTFWRNLKPAYELFEKRQLPVDYHLKGKEYAY